A window of the Kosakonia sp. BYX6 genome harbors these coding sequences:
- the gntR gene encoding gluconate operon transcriptional repressor GntR has product MKKKRPVLQDVADRVGVTKMTVSRFLRNPEQVSVALRGKIAAALDELGYIPNRAPDILSNATSRAVGVLLPSLTNQVFAEVLRGIESVTDAHGYQTMLAHYGYKAEMEEERLESMLSWNIDGLILTERTHTPRTLKMIEVAGIPVVELMDSRSPCLDIAVGFDNFEAARQMTAAILARGHRRVAYLGARLDERTIIKQQGYEQAMLDAGLTPYSVMVEQSSSYTAGIELMRQARREYPQLDGIFCTNDDLAVGAAFECQRLGLKIPQDMAIAGFHGHDIGQVMEPRLASVLTPRERMGRIGAERLLARIRGEAVTPKMLDLGFTLSPGGSI; this is encoded by the coding sequence ATGAAAAAGAAAAGACCCGTACTTCAGGATGTGGCAGATCGTGTTGGCGTGACCAAAATGACGGTCAGCCGTTTTTTGCGTAACCCGGAACAGGTGTCCGTGGCGTTACGTGGCAAAATCGCCGCTGCGCTTGATGAACTGGGCTACATTCCCAATCGCGCTCCCGATATTCTCTCCAATGCCACCAGCCGGGCGGTTGGCGTGCTTCTCCCTTCTCTCACCAACCAGGTTTTCGCTGAAGTATTACGCGGTATTGAAAGTGTGACGGACGCGCACGGCTACCAAACGATGCTCGCGCACTACGGCTACAAAGCGGAAATGGAAGAGGAGCGTCTGGAATCGATGCTCTCCTGGAACATTGATGGCTTGATCCTCACCGAACGTACACATACACCTCGCACGCTGAAAATGATTGAAGTGGCAGGTATTCCGGTCGTGGAACTGATGGACAGCCGTTCGCCGTGCCTGGATATCGCTGTCGGGTTCGACAACTTCGAAGCCGCCCGGCAAATGACCGCCGCCATTCTCGCGCGCGGCCATCGTCGTGTGGCTTACCTCGGCGCACGTCTGGATGAACGTACTATCATCAAACAGCAGGGTTACGAGCAGGCGATGCTGGATGCCGGGCTTACGCCGTACAGCGTGATGGTGGAACAATCTTCCTCTTACACCGCCGGGATTGAGCTGATGCGCCAGGCGCGCCGCGAGTACCCGCAACTTGACGGGATTTTTTGCACGAACGATGACCTCGCCGTTGGCGCGGCGTTTGAGTGCCAGCGTCTCGGGCTAAAAATTCCACAAGATATGGCAATCGCCGGGTTCCACGGTCACGACATTGGCCAGGTGATGGAGCCGCGTCTGGCGAGCGTGCTGACGCCACGTGAACGCATGGGGCGTATCGGTGCTGAACGGTTGCTGGCGCGCATTCGTGGTGAAGCAGTTACGCCGAAAATGTTAGATTTAGGTTTCACTTTGTCACCAGGTGGATCTATTTAG
- the gntK gene encoding gluconokinase: protein MSTTNLDHHVYVLMGVSGSGKSAVASEVAYQLHAAFLDGDFLHPRSNITKMASGEPLNDDDRKPWLQALNDAAFAMQRTNKVSLIVCSALKKHYRDLLREGNPNLSFIYLKGEFDVIESRLKARKGHFFKTQMLVTQFETLQEPGADERDVLIVDIDQPLDGVVASTIDVIKKGSAQ from the coding sequence TTGAGCACAACAAACCTTGATCATCATGTCTATGTTCTGATGGGCGTTTCCGGCAGTGGCAAATCTGCTGTTGCCAGCGAAGTAGCCTATCAGTTACATGCCGCATTTCTCGACGGCGATTTCCTCCATCCGCGCAGCAACATCACCAAAATGGCGTCTGGCGAACCGCTGAACGACGACGACCGTAAACCGTGGTTACAGGCGCTGAATGATGCTGCTTTCGCGATGCAGCGCACCAACAAAGTGTCGCTGATCGTTTGCTCCGCGCTGAAAAAACACTACCGCGACCTGCTGCGTGAAGGTAACCCGAACCTCTCCTTTATCTACCTGAAAGGCGAATTCGATGTCATCGAAAGCCGCCTGAAAGCGCGTAAAGGCCACTTCTTCAAAACGCAGATGTTGGTCACGCAGTTCGAAACGCTGCAAGAGCCGGGCGCAGACGAGCGCGATGTGCTGATTGTTGATATTGACCAGCCGCTGGATGGCGTTGTCGCCAGCACAATTGACGTAATTAAGAAAGGCAGTGCGCAGTGA
- the gntU gene encoding gluconate transporter, with product MSTLTLVLTAVGSVLLLLFLVMKARMHAFVALMVVSIGAGLFSGMPLIKIAQTMEKGMGGTLGFLAIVVALGAMFGKILHETGAVDQIAVKMLKSFGHSRAHYAIGLAGLICALPLFFEVAIVLLISVAFSMARHTGTNLVKLVIPLFAGVAAAAAFLLPGPAPMLLASQMHADFGWMILIGLCAAIPGMLIAGPLWGNFISRHVQLHIPDDVSEPHLGEGKMPSFAFSLSLILLPLVLVGMKTIAARFVAEGSNLYDWLEFIGHPFTAILVACLVAIYGLAMRQGMPKDRVMEICGHALQPAGIILLVIGAGGVFKQVLVDSGVGPALGEALTGMGLPIAITCFVLAAAVRIIQGSATVACLTAVGLVMPVIEQLHFNGAQMAALSICIAGGSIVVSHVNDAGFWLYGRFTGATEAQTLKTWTMMETILGTTGAIIGMIAFSLLS from the coding sequence GTGAGTACATTAACGCTTGTTTTAACAGCCGTAGGTTCAGTTTTACTGCTGCTGTTTTTAGTGATGAAAGCCCGTATGCACGCTTTCGTTGCCTTAATGGTGGTTTCTATTGGCGCAGGGCTTTTTTCCGGTATGCCGTTGATTAAAATCGCGCAAACCATGGAAAAAGGCATGGGCGGTACGCTGGGCTTTCTCGCCATTGTGGTGGCGCTCGGCGCGATGTTCGGCAAGATTCTGCATGAAACCGGCGCGGTGGACCAAATCGCCGTCAAGATGCTCAAATCTTTCGGCCACAGCCGCGCGCATTACGCGATTGGTCTGGCCGGGTTGATTTGCGCACTGCCGCTGTTTTTCGAAGTGGCGATCGTACTGCTGATTAGCGTTGCGTTTTCCATGGCGCGCCATACCGGTACCAACCTGGTGAAGCTGGTTATCCCGCTGTTCGCCGGCGTTGCGGCTGCGGCGGCATTCCTGCTGCCTGGACCAGCGCCGATGTTGCTGGCGTCGCAAATGCACGCTGATTTCGGTTGGATGATCCTGATTGGTCTGTGCGCGGCGATCCCGGGCATGCTGATTGCGGGTCCGCTGTGGGGCAACTTTATTAGCCGCCATGTACAGCTGCATATTCCGGACGATGTGAGCGAGCCGCATCTCGGCGAAGGCAAAATGCCATCGTTCGCGTTTAGCCTGTCGCTGATTCTGCTGCCGCTGGTGCTGGTGGGGATGAAAACCATCGCCGCACGCTTCGTGGCTGAAGGCAGCAATTTGTACGATTGGCTGGAGTTTATCGGCCATCCGTTTACCGCGATCCTCGTGGCGTGTCTGGTGGCGATTTATGGTCTGGCGATGCGCCAGGGCATGCCGAAAGACCGCGTAATGGAAATCTGCGGTCACGCGCTGCAACCCGCGGGCATTATTCTGCTGGTCATCGGTGCGGGCGGCGTGTTCAAACAGGTACTGGTGGATTCAGGTGTCGGCCCGGCATTGGGCGAAGCGCTGACCGGTATGGGCTTGCCGATCGCCATCACCTGCTTTGTGCTGGCCGCCGCGGTGCGCATTATTCAGGGTTCCGCAACGGTCGCTTGTCTGACTGCGGTCGGCCTGGTGATGCCGGTTATTGAACAGCTGCACTTCAACGGCGCGCAGATGGCGGCACTCTCCATCTGTATCGCGGGCGGGTCAATTGTCGTCAGCCACGTCAATGACGCCGGTTTCTGGCTGTATGGCCGTTTCACCGGCGCTACCGAAGCGCAAACGCTGAAAACCTGGACAATGATGGAAACCATCCTCGGCACCACCGGTGCGATTATCGGGATGATTGCGTTTTCGTTGTTGAGCTAA
- a CDS encoding YhgN family NAAT transporter, translating into MNDIISAAVLLILIMDPLGNLPIFMSVLKHTEPKRRRAIMIRELLIALLVMFIFLFAGEKILSVLNLRAETVSISGGIILFLIAIKMIFPSESGGSSGLPAGEEPFIVPLAIPLVAGPTLLATLMLLSHQYPNQMGHLVIALIIAWGGTVAILLQSTLFLRLLGEKGVNALERLMGLILVMLATQMFLDGIRVWMKG; encoded by the coding sequence ATGAATGACATCATCTCCGCCGCCGTCTTGTTGATCCTGATAATGGATCCGTTGGGTAACCTGCCTATTTTTATGTCGGTGTTAAAGCACACCGAACCCAAGCGCCGACGGGCAATTATGATCCGCGAACTGCTTATCGCGCTGCTGGTGATGTTTATCTTCCTGTTCGCCGGCGAGAAAATCCTGTCGGTGTTAAATCTGCGCGCGGAAACGGTGTCGATTTCCGGCGGGATTATCCTGTTCCTGATCGCCATTAAGATGATTTTCCCGAGCGAGTCTGGCGGCAGTTCCGGCCTGCCCGCTGGCGAGGAACCGTTTATCGTCCCACTGGCTATTCCGCTGGTCGCCGGCCCAACGCTGCTGGCCACGCTGATGCTGCTTTCCCACCAATATCCAAACCAGATGGGGCACCTGGTAATTGCACTCATCATCGCCTGGGGCGGCACCGTCGCCATTTTGCTGCAATCGACGTTGTTTTTGCGCCTGCTGGGTGAAAAAGGGGTTAACGCGCTGGAACGGTTGATGGGCTTGATTCTGGTGATGCTCGCCACCCAAATGTTCCTGGATGGGATTAGGGTGTGGATGAAGGGTTAA
- the asd gene encoding aspartate-semialdehyde dehydrogenase: MKNVGFIGWRGMVGSVLMQRMVEERDFDAIRPVFFSTSQFGQAAPAFGGQAAGTLQDAFNLDALKALDIIVTCQGGDYTNEIYPKLRESGWQGYWIDAASSLRMKDDAIIILDPVNQAVINDGLNNGVKTFVGGNCTVSLMLMSLGGLFANDLVEWVSVATYQAASGGGARHMRELLTQMGQLHSHVAAELADPASAILDIERKVTALTRSGDLAVDNFGVPLAGSLIPWIDKQLDNGQSREEWKGQAETNKILNTSNTIPVDGLCVRVGALRCHSQAFTIKLKKDVSIPTVEELLAAHNPWAKVVPNDREISMRELTPAAVTGTLTTPVGRLRKLNMGPEYLSAFTVGDQLLWGAAEPLRRMLRQLA, translated from the coding sequence ATGAAAAATGTTGGTTTTATCGGCTGGCGCGGGATGGTCGGCTCTGTACTCATGCAACGCATGGTAGAAGAGCGCGACTTTGACGCCATTCGCCCTGTCTTCTTTTCCACGTCCCAATTTGGACAAGCTGCTCCCGCATTTGGCGGCCAGGCAGCAGGTACGCTTCAGGATGCATTCAACCTGGACGCGCTGAAGGCACTCGACATCATTGTCACCTGCCAGGGCGGCGATTATACCAACGAAATCTATCCAAAGCTTCGTGAAAGCGGCTGGCAGGGTTACTGGATTGACGCAGCCTCTTCTTTACGCATGAAAGATGACGCCATTATTATCCTCGACCCGGTAAACCAGGCCGTTATCAACGATGGGCTGAACAACGGCGTGAAAACTTTTGTCGGCGGCAACTGTACCGTCAGCCTGATGCTGATGTCCCTCGGCGGCCTGTTCGCGAATGATCTTGTGGAGTGGGTGTCCGTCGCCACTTACCAGGCGGCGTCCGGCGGCGGTGCGCGCCACATGCGCGAACTGCTCACACAAATGGGCCAACTGCACAGCCATGTTGCGGCTGAACTGGCGGATCCGGCCTCTGCCATTCTTGATATCGAACGCAAAGTCACCGCGTTGACCCGCAGTGGCGATCTGGCGGTCGATAACTTTGGCGTTCCGCTGGCGGGCAGCCTGATCCCGTGGATCGACAAACAGCTTGATAACGGCCAGAGCCGCGAAGAGTGGAAAGGCCAGGCTGAAACCAACAAAATCCTCAACACGTCTAACACCATTCCGGTCGATGGCCTTTGCGTGCGCGTCGGCGCGCTGCGCTGCCACAGCCAGGCGTTCACCATCAAACTGAAAAAAGACGTGTCGATTCCGACCGTGGAAGAGCTGCTGGCGGCACACAACCCGTGGGCGAAAGTGGTGCCGAACGATCGCGAAATCAGCATGCGTGAACTGACCCCTGCCGCTGTAACCGGCACGTTGACCACGCCGGTAGGCCGTCTGCGTAAATTAAATATGGGGCCAGAATACCTTTCTGCCTTTACCGTCGGCGACCAGCTTTTATGGGGCGCAGCCGAGCCGCTGCGCCGCATGTTGCGCCAACTGGCGTAA
- the glgB gene encoding 1,4-alpha-glucan branching enzyme: MSIHVDRDVINALIAGHFADPFSVLGMHSTDAGLEVRALLPDATEVWVIEPKTGRKVAKLECMDSRGFFSGVIERRKNPFNYQFAVVWHGQQNLIDDPYRFGPLLQDMDAWLLSEGTHMRPYETLGAHADTMDGVVGTRFSVWAPNAQRVSVVGQFNYWDGRRHPMRLRRESGIWELFIPGALNGQLYKFEMIDAHGKLRIKADPYAFEAQMRPDTASLICGLPGKKTQSEERKQANQFDAPISIYEVHLGSWRRHTDNNYWLSYRELADQLVPYAKWMGFTHLELLPVNEHPFDGSWGYQPTGLYAPTRRFGTRDDFLHFIHTAHAAGLGVILDWVPGHFPSDDFGLAEFDGTKLYEHSDPREGFHQDWNTLIYNYGRREVSNYLVGNALYWIERFGIDALRVDAVASMIYRDYSRKEGEWIPNEFGGRENLEAIEFLRNTNRILGEQAPGTVSMAEESTDFPGVSRPPSLGGLGFWYKWNLGWMHDTLDYMKLDPVYRKYHHDKLTFGMLYNYTENFILPLSHDEVVHGKKSILDRMPGDAWQKFANLRAYYAWMWAFPGKKLMFMGNEFAQGREWNHDGSLDWHLLEGGDNWHHGVQRLVRDMNHTYRHHKALHELDFDPYGFEWLVVDDHEASVFVFARRDKQGNEIIVASNFTPVPRHGYRFGINQPGRWREELNSDSMHYHGSNTGNGGVVHSDEIENRGHAHSLLVTLPPLATIWLVREGE; encoded by the coding sequence ATGTCCATTCATGTTGATAGAGACGTGATTAACGCGCTAATTGCCGGTCATTTTGCCGATCCTTTTTCTGTTCTGGGAATGCACAGTACCGATGCGGGGCTGGAAGTTCGCGCGCTATTGCCCGACGCCACCGAAGTCTGGGTTATCGAACCGAAAACCGGGCGCAAAGTGGCAAAACTGGAGTGTATGGACTCCCGTGGTTTTTTCAGCGGCGTCATTGAGCGTCGCAAAAATCCGTTCAATTATCAGTTCGCCGTGGTCTGGCACGGCCAACAAAACCTGATTGACGATCCCTATCGCTTCGGCCCGTTATTGCAAGATATGGACGCCTGGCTGCTCAGCGAAGGCACCCATATGCGGCCTTACGAAACCCTCGGCGCACATGCCGACACCATGGATGGCGTCGTCGGAACCCGTTTCTCCGTCTGGGCGCCCAATGCGCAGCGCGTCTCGGTTGTCGGGCAGTTTAACTACTGGGACGGACGCCGCCACCCGATGCGTCTGCGCCGTGAAAGTGGCATCTGGGAACTGTTTATCCCCGGCGCGCTGAATGGGCAGTTGTACAAATTCGAGATGATCGACGCGCACGGTAAGCTGCGTATCAAAGCCGATCCTTACGCGTTTGAAGCACAGATGCGCCCCGATACCGCGTCGCTTATCTGCGGTTTACCAGGCAAGAAAACGCAAAGTGAGGAGCGCAAACAGGCGAACCAGTTCGACGCGCCGATCAGCATCTATGAAGTGCATCTCGGTTCCTGGCGTCGCCACACCGATAACAATTACTGGCTCAGCTACCGCGAACTGGCGGACCAACTGGTGCCCTACGCCAAATGGATGGGGTTTACCCACCTGGAACTGCTGCCGGTCAATGAGCATCCGTTCGACGGCAGTTGGGGGTATCAACCGACCGGGTTGTACGCGCCGACGCGCCGCTTCGGTACACGCGATGATTTCCTGCACTTTATCCATACCGCGCATGCCGCGGGTCTTGGCGTGATCCTCGATTGGGTGCCGGGGCATTTCCCGTCGGATGATTTTGGTCTTGCCGAATTCGATGGCACCAAGCTCTACGAGCACAGCGACCCGCGTGAAGGTTTTCACCAGGACTGGAACACGCTGATTTACAACTATGGCCGCCGCGAAGTCAGCAACTATCTGGTCGGTAACGCGCTGTACTGGATTGAGCGCTTCGGCATTGACGCGCTGCGTGTTGATGCGGTGGCGTCGATGATTTACCGCGATTACAGCCGCAAAGAAGGCGAGTGGATCCCCAACGAATTCGGCGGTCGCGAAAACCTCGAAGCCATCGAATTTCTGCGCAATACCAACCGCATCCTCGGTGAGCAGGCACCTGGTACCGTCAGCATGGCGGAGGAATCGACCGACTTCCCCGGCGTGTCTCGCCCGCCATCATTGGGCGGTCTGGGCTTCTGGTACAAATGGAACCTCGGCTGGATGCACGACACGCTGGACTATATGAAGCTCGATCCGGTGTACCGCAAGTACCATCACGACAAGCTCACGTTCGGCATGCTCTACAACTACACCGAAAACTTTATCCTGCCGCTTTCTCATGACGAAGTGGTCCACGGCAAGAAGTCGATTCTCGATCGCATGCCCGGCGACGCCTGGCAGAAGTTCGCTAATCTGCGCGCCTATTACGCGTGGATGTGGGCGTTCCCCGGCAAGAAACTGATGTTTATGGGCAACGAATTCGCCCAGGGCCGCGAGTGGAACCACGACGGCAGCCTCGACTGGCATCTGCTTGAGGGCGGCGACAACTGGCATCACGGCGTTCAGCGCTTAGTGCGCGATATGAACCACACCTACCGCCACCATAAAGCGCTGCACGAACTCGATTTTGATCCCTACGGTTTTGAATGGCTGGTGGTCGACGATCACGAAGCCTCGGTGTTTGTCTTCGCGCGTCGCGACAAACAGGGTAACGAAATCATTGTCGCCAGCAACTTTACGCCCGTGCCGCGCCACGGCTACCGCTTCGGCATTAACCAACCGGGGCGCTGGCGCGAGGAGCTGAACAGCGACTCGATGCATTATCACGGCAGTAACACAGGTAACGGCGGCGTGGTGCACAGCGATGAGATTGAAAATCGTGGGCATGCGCACTCGCTGTTAGTGACGCTGCCGCCGCTGGCAACCATCTGGCTGGTGCGGGAGGGGGAATGA
- the glgX gene encoding glycogen debranching protein GlgX: protein MTKLAAGSATPPGAQVQGNGVNFTLFSAHAERVELCLFDDEGNEQRVDLPARTGDIWHGFLAGAKAGQHYGYRVHGPWEPAQGHRFNPAKLLLDPCAHRVEGEAVDNPLFHGGYDYPDPHDSAVLGLRSVVVNDVFDWQDDAPPRTPWGNTVIYEAHVKGLTWLHPDIPEAIRGTYKALGHPVMIDWFTQLGITALELLPVAHFASEPRLQRLGLSNYWGYNPLALFALHPAYASDPQQAINEFRDAVKALHQAGIEVILDIVLNHSAETDLDGPTFSLRGIDNRSYYWVREDGDYHNWTGCGNTLNLSQPGVVEYAHACLRYWVETFHIDGFRFDLASILGRTPAFSQQAALFTVMQNDPLLRDVKLIAEPWDIGPGGYQVGNFPAPFAEWNDHFRDATRRFWLEQSLPLGEFAGRFAASSDVFKREGRLPSASINLITAHDGFTLRDCVCFNHKHNQANGEDNRDGTDNNHSFNHGFEGLGGSLDVSERRRVSQHALLTTLLLSQGTPMLLAGDEHGHSQHGNNNAYCQDNALTWLDWTQADRGLMAFTAALIHLRKRIPALTRDAWWEEGDGNVAWLNKEGRLLTPYEWQNGVHRLQILLSDSVLITLNATAEVAEIVLPAGEWCAIAPFAGEDNPVVITVWHGPAHGVCVFQRL from the coding sequence ATGACGAAACTGGCGGCAGGTTCGGCGACGCCGCCCGGCGCGCAAGTGCAGGGCAATGGCGTCAATTTTACGCTTTTCTCTGCCCACGCCGAGCGCGTGGAGCTTTGCCTGTTTGATGATGAAGGCAATGAACAGCGCGTCGACCTGCCTGCCCGCACGGGCGACATTTGGCACGGCTTTCTGGCGGGCGCCAAAGCGGGCCAGCATTACGGTTACCGCGTGCATGGCCCGTGGGAACCCGCACAAGGTCACCGTTTTAACCCGGCCAAATTGTTGCTCGATCCCTGTGCCCATCGCGTTGAAGGTGAAGCCGTCGATAACCCGCTGTTTCATGGCGGTTACGATTATCCGGATCCGCATGACAGCGCCGTACTCGGTTTGCGAAGCGTGGTGGTTAATGACGTATTCGACTGGCAAGACGATGCGCCGCCGCGCACGCCGTGGGGCAACACGGTTATCTATGAAGCGCATGTGAAAGGGCTGACCTGGTTGCACCCGGACATTCCCGAAGCGATTCGCGGTACCTACAAAGCGCTTGGTCACCCGGTGATGATCGACTGGTTTACGCAGCTTGGCATTACCGCGCTCGAACTGTTACCGGTGGCCCATTTTGCCAGCGAGCCGCGTTTGCAACGGCTGGGGCTAAGCAACTATTGGGGTTACAACCCGCTGGCGTTGTTTGCGCTGCATCCGGCGTATGCCAGCGACCCGCAACAGGCGATCAACGAATTTCGCGACGCGGTGAAAGCGCTGCATCAGGCGGGGATCGAGGTGATCCTCGATATTGTGCTCAATCACAGCGCGGAAACCGATCTCGACGGGCCGACCTTCTCCCTGCGCGGAATCGATAACCGTAGCTATTATTGGGTAAGAGAAGACGGTGATTACCATAACTGGACGGGCTGCGGTAACACGCTGAATTTGAGCCAGCCAGGTGTGGTGGAATACGCGCACGCTTGCCTGCGTTACTGGGTTGAGACGTTCCATATTGACGGTTTTCGGTTTGACCTGGCGTCGATTCTTGGGCGCACGCCGGCATTCAGCCAGCAGGCGGCGTTATTTACGGTGATGCAAAACGATCCGCTGCTGCGCGATGTGAAACTGATCGCCGAGCCGTGGGATATCGGGCCTGGCGGTTACCAGGTGGGCAATTTCCCCGCGCCGTTTGCCGAGTGGAACGATCATTTCCGCGACGCCACGCGGCGCTTCTGGCTTGAACAGTCGCTGCCGCTTGGGGAATTCGCCGGGCGTTTTGCCGCCTCCAGCGATGTGTTTAAACGCGAAGGCCGTTTACCGTCGGCATCGATCAACCTGATCACCGCCCACGACGGCTTTACGTTGCGGGATTGCGTGTGCTTCAACCACAAACATAACCAGGCGAACGGCGAAGATAACCGCGACGGCACCGACAACAACCACAGTTTTAATCACGGGTTCGAAGGGTTGGGCGGCAGCCTTGATGTCTCTGAGCGGCGACGGGTAAGCCAGCACGCTCTGTTGACCACGCTGCTGCTGTCGCAAGGTACGCCAATGTTGCTGGCGGGCGATGAACATGGCCATAGCCAGCACGGCAACAACAACGCCTACTGTCAGGATAACGCCCTGACCTGGCTGGACTGGACGCAGGCGGACCGGGGACTGATGGCCTTTACCGCCGCGCTGATCCATCTGCGCAAGCGCATTCCCGCGCTCACGCGTGATGCGTGGTGGGAAGAGGGCGACGGCAACGTTGCCTGGCTCAATAAAGAAGGGCGGTTGTTAACGCCGTACGAGTGGCAAAACGGGGTTCATCGCTTGCAAATCCTGTTATCGGATAGCGTGTTAATAACGCTGAATGCCACGGCTGAAGTTGCAGAAATTGTATTACCCGCAGGAGAGTGGTGCGCCATTGCGCCCTTTGCCGGAGAAGACAATCCGGTCGTGATAACTGTCTGGCATGGGCCTGCGCATGGTGTGTGCGTATTTCAGCGGTTATAA
- the glgC gene encoding glucose-1-phosphate adenylyltransferase has protein sequence MVRLDKNDPTMLARQLPLKSVALILAGGRGTRLKDLTKKRAKPAVHFGGKFRIIDFALSNCINSGIRRIGVITQYQSHTLIQHIQRGWSFFNNEMNEFVDLLPAQQRVHGENWYRGTADAVTQNLDIIRRYRAEYIVILAGDHIYKQDYSRMLLDHVEKGAQCTVACLPVPVHEATAFGVMAVDEHDKVIDFVEKPANPPCMPNDDTKALASMGIYIFDAQYLYDLLEEDDKNENSSHDFGKDILPKIVKAGMAYAHPFPLSCVQSDPNSEPYWRDVGTLEAYWKTNLDLASVMPELDMYDQNWPIRTYNQSLPPAKFVQDRSGSHGMTLNSLVSGGCVISGSVVVQSVLFSRVRVNSFCNIDSAVLLPDVWVGRSCRLRRCIIDRACEIPEGTVIGENAEEDARRFYRSEEGIVLVTREMLRKLQG, from the coding sequence ATGGTGAGATTAGATAAGAACGACCCTACAATGTTAGCGCGCCAGCTGCCGTTAAAATCCGTCGCCCTGATCCTGGCGGGCGGTCGTGGAACGCGTCTCAAAGATTTAACCAAAAAACGCGCGAAACCCGCGGTGCACTTCGGCGGCAAATTCCGCATCATCGACTTTGCCCTGTCCAACTGCATCAATTCCGGTATTCGCCGTATCGGCGTTATCACGCAATACCAATCACACACGCTGATACAGCATATTCAACGCGGCTGGTCCTTTTTCAATAATGAGATGAACGAGTTCGTTGATTTATTGCCTGCCCAGCAGCGCGTACATGGTGAGAATTGGTATCGCGGCACCGCCGATGCGGTGACCCAGAACCTGGATATTATTCGCCGCTATCGCGCTGAATACATCGTGATTCTGGCGGGCGACCACATCTACAAACAGGATTACTCGCGCATGCTGCTCGACCACGTCGAGAAAGGCGCGCAATGCACGGTGGCCTGTTTACCAGTGCCGGTACACGAAGCCACGGCCTTTGGCGTGATGGCCGTTGACGAGCATGACAAAGTGATCGACTTCGTGGAGAAACCCGCCAATCCCCCTTGTATGCCGAACGACGACACGAAAGCGCTCGCCAGTATGGGGATCTATATTTTCGATGCGCAATACCTGTACGACTTGCTGGAGGAGGACGATAAAAACGAAAACTCCAGCCACGATTTCGGCAAAGACATTCTGCCGAAAATCGTCAAAGCAGGGATGGCTTATGCCCACCCTTTCCCGTTGTCCTGCGTGCAATCCGACCCGAATTCCGAGCCGTACTGGCGCGATGTCGGCACGCTGGAAGCCTACTGGAAAACCAACCTTGATTTAGCCTCCGTGATGCCAGAACTGGACATGTATGATCAAAACTGGCCTATCCGTACCTATAATCAATCTCTGCCACCGGCGAAATTCGTTCAGGACCGATCGGGTAGCCATGGCATGACGTTGAACTCGCTGGTTTCCGGCGGCTGCGTTATTTCAGGATCGGTTGTCGTGCAGTCGGTGCTGTTCTCCCGCGTACGCGTCAACTCGTTTTGCAATATCGACTCGGCAGTGCTGCTACCCGATGTGTGGGTCGGCCGCTCTTGTCGCTTGCGCCGCTGCATTATCGACAGAGCCTGCGAGATACCGGAAGGCACGGTCATTGGCGAAAACGCAGAAGAAGACGCGCGGCGCTTCTACCGATCGGAAGAAGGCATTGTGCTGGTGACGCGTGAAATGTTGCGCAAATTACAAGGCTGA